A DNA window from Pleurodeles waltl isolate 20211129_DDA chromosome 12, aPleWal1.hap1.20221129, whole genome shotgun sequence contains the following coding sequences:
- the LOC138267187 gene encoding vomeronasal type-2 receptor 26-like: MRNDDVADARAESFKTSLAAACWIVLLHYVKNVRFKNRAGAALFFSQTGEVPAQYDVVNWHRTPNGGLQSTRIGTYDSTVPQGQRLIINTSAIQWPSGYSQIPVSVCSKNCMPGFRKAAKEGEPVCCFLCISCPLGEISNQTGSTECFRCPWDQWPNARQDECILKTIEFLSYNEPLGSCLTAICIFCSLIPVGILQLFVLYRNTPIVKANNRSLSYLLLLSLSLCFLCSLAFIGYPTSEKCLLRQAAFGIIFALCVSCILSKTIMVVIAFNATKPNSDLKRWVGPKLSYLVICVCTLIQVLLCLSWLILSPPFSENNIHVLPGKIIIECNEGSQIAFWCMLGYLGLLATNSFIVAFLARKLPDSFNEAKFITFSMLAFLSVWLSFIPAYLSTKGKYMVAMEVFAILTSSSALVSCIFIPKCYIILLRPEMNTKEYLMGKTTGHIKKDT, from the exons ATGCGCAATGATGACGTGGCAGATGCGCGAGCCGAAAGCTTCAAAACCAGCCTGGCTGCTGCATGCTGGATAGTG CTCTTGCACTATGTTAAGAATGTGCGATTCAAAAATAGAGCAGGAGCGGCGCTGTTTTTCAGCCAGACCGGTGAAGTCCCCGCCCAGTATGACGTTGTGAACTGGCACAGGACTCCGAATGGAGGTCTCCAAAGCACGAGAATAGGAACCTACGACTCGACTGTTCCTCAAGGCCAAAGACTCATCATCAACACTAGCGCCATCCAGTGGCCTTCCGGGTACTCTCAG ATCCCTGTTTCTGTATGCAGTAAAAACTGTATGCCTGGATTCAGAAAAGCAGCTAAGGAAGGGGAACCTGTTTGCTGCTTCCTGTGTATCTCATGTCCTCTAGGAGAAATCTCCAATCAGACAG GATCTACTGAATGCTTCAGATGTCCCTGGGATCAGTGGCCCAATGCCAGACAGGACGAATGCATCCTAAAGACAATAGAGTTCTTATCGTATAATGAGCCTTTAGGAAGCTGCTTGACAGCCATCTGCATTTTCTGCTCTTTGATCCCAGTTGGTATTCTGCAGCTATTTGTTCTGTATAGGAACACCCCCATCGTCAAAGCCAACAACCGCTCCCTCAGCTACCTCTTACTCCTTTCCCTTTCTCTTTGCTTTCTGTGTTCATTGGCTTTCATTGGATATCCAACATCAGAGAAATGTCTCCTTCGTCAAGCTGCCTTTGGAATCATTTTTGCTCTTTGCGTCTCTTGCATCTTATCCAAAACTATCATGGTGGTCATCGCCTTCAACGCTACCAAACCCAACAGTGATTTGAAGCGATGGGTGGGACCCAAGTTGTCCTATCTGGTCATCTGTGTCTGTACTCTTATTCAGGTTCTCCTGTGTTTGTCTTGGTTAATTCTCTCACCTCCTTTCTCTGAAAACAACATCCACGTTCTGCCTGGAAAGATAATAATTGAATGTAACGAGGGATCTCAGATCGCCTTCTGGTGCATGCTGGGATATCTTGGGCTTCTGGCCACCAACAGTTTCATAGTCGCCTTTCTTGCCAGAAAACTGCCTGACAGCTTCAACGAGGCCAAATTTATCACCTTCAGCATGCTGGCCTTCCTCAGTGTCTGGCTCTCGTTTATTCCAGCCTATCTCAGCACCAAGGGCAAGTACATGgtggccatggaggtctttgccataCTGACTTCCAGCTCTGCTTTGGTCTCATGCATCTTTATTCCTAAATGTTACATCATCCTGTTGAGGCCTGAAATGAACACTAAGGAATATTTAATGGGAAAGACAACAGGGCACATTAAGAAGGACACTTGA